From a single Lolium rigidum isolate FL_2022 chromosome 7, APGP_CSIRO_Lrig_0.1, whole genome shotgun sequence genomic region:
- the LOC124673479 gene encoding uncharacterized protein LOC124673479 has protein sequence MGSAPATAAAAFPTSPDVAIAGALLFLADSSTAPPLPTLSDELSSYSASSSHSATSARSCVSDSARRIDPLRALAVVASLRRIDPKVLEKATSKLFLGEAPRKRKGVWIQISDDEDERGSAVASEGSAITAATSAASAGSTATSGRCRRPPRASGAGGYLTERADAIMEWLSRPKAVPATEAAIRAAVGDNAKTSKAMRWLLKQERLRRAGTGGRFDPYVYMVAG, from the exons ATGGGTTCGGctcccgcaaccgccgccgccgccttccccaccTCCCCCGACGTCGCCATCGCCGGCGCGCTGCTCTTCCTCGCCGACtcctcgaccgcgccgcctctccccacCCTCAG CGACGAGCTCTCGTCctactcggcctcctcctcccactCGGCCACCTCGGCGAGGTCGTGCGTGTCCGACTCCGCGCGGCGCATCGACCCCCTCcgcgcgctcgccgtcgtcgcgtCCCTCCGCCGCATCGACCCGAAG GTGCTGGAGAAGGCGACCAGCAAGCTGTTCCTGGGCGAGGCGCCGAGGAAGCGGAAGGGCGTGTGGATCCAGAtcagcgacgacgaggacgagaggGGCAGCGCGGTGGCCAGCGAGGGGAGCGCCATCACGGCCGCCACGTCAGCCGCGTCCGCCGGATCCACGGCCACGTCGGGGAGATGCAGGCGGCCTCCGCGGGCGAGTGGCGCGGGCGGGTACCTGACGGAGCGAGCGGACGCGATCATGGAGTGGCTCTCGCGGCCGAAGGCGGTGCCGGCAACAGAGGCGGCCATCCGCGCGGCTGTCGGCGACAACGCGAAAACCAGCAAGGCTATGCGCTG GCTGCTGAAGCAGGAGAGATTGCGTCGTGCAGGCACCGGTGGCCGTTTTGATCCGTATGTGTACATG GTTGCAGGCTGA